A genome region from Nitrosopumilus oxyclinae includes the following:
- a CDS encoding peptidase gives MKASLLLILAISVLLFGSLAAPSASAQFQSGGVDKEGTWYAGEGLRQGDFFSYSMCHVDYKECTNFELDMWIKGDKKVGTETKWLADVAVFDGNKIIVGEIEFGKIAPEPTGGSSELGLYRGAFKSSIVWLSAFATSDDSSGGKGPKKFSDKSWGKIGNIGGEQVVPMKLETVVTPAGTWDTVQVGWKTGGVTSKVWIVDDFPFPVKAKTYTHVSEGIPPTEYEFTLLDYKQNVQVSPIDQYKSTSTDVAQAGCETNIEKSISIKKPTNNFDYQIHINYGPEDLVQGCESQWLIKFISKYDDTEFLNQVQYDFLVVDDNLTPLRSIAQEEGQSFLYSPSGQAILDFIVKEEPGTAKYVVWVYGLAPQGIVPSVASDYLKFSVPIFAKDGTAPVQKIPSWIKNNAGWWADGSIDDKSFVEGIKFLIKEGIMKIPPTTQGSGGSTSAIPDWIKNNAGWWADGLIDDDSFVQGIQFLIKEGIMKIPTSKSTTSSGSEPPAWYD, from the coding sequence TTGAAAGCATCATTATTACTAATTTTAGCAATTTCTGTACTTCTATTTGGATCACTTGCAGCACCTTCTGCCTCTGCACAATTCCAATCTGGAGGTGTTGATAAAGAAGGTACTTGGTATGCCGGTGAAGGTCTCAGGCAAGGGGATTTCTTTTCTTACTCTATGTGCCATGTGGATTACAAAGAATGTACAAATTTTGAATTGGATATGTGGATTAAAGGAGATAAAAAAGTTGGTACTGAAACCAAATGGTTAGCTGATGTTGCAGTATTTGATGGAAATAAAATAATAGTTGGCGAAATAGAATTTGGAAAAATTGCACCAGAGCCAACAGGTGGTAGTTCAGAATTAGGACTTTATCGTGGAGCTTTCAAATCTTCTATAGTATGGCTATCTGCATTTGCAACATCTGATGATAGTTCTGGCGGTAAAGGCCCAAAAAAATTCAGTGATAAATCTTGGGGTAAAATTGGAAACATTGGTGGAGAACAAGTTGTTCCAATGAAACTTGAAACAGTGGTAACTCCTGCAGGAACATGGGATACTGTTCAAGTTGGTTGGAAAACTGGTGGTGTCACAAGTAAGGTTTGGATTGTAGATGATTTCCCATTCCCTGTTAAAGCTAAAACATACACTCATGTCTCAGAAGGAATTCCTCCAACAGAATACGAATTCACGTTATTAGATTATAAGCAAAATGTTCAAGTGTCTCCTATTGATCAATACAAATCTACCAGTACTGATGTGGCTCAAGCTGGATGTGAAACAAATATTGAAAAATCAATCAGCATAAAAAAACCTACAAATAATTTTGATTATCAAATTCACATTAACTATGGTCCTGAAGATTTAGTTCAAGGATGTGAGTCCCAATGGCTCATTAAATTTATCAGTAAATACGATGACACTGAATTTTTAAATCAAGTTCAGTATGATTTCTTGGTTGTAGATGATAATTTGACTCCATTACGATCCATTGCTCAAGAAGAGGGACAGTCTTTCTTGTATTCTCCATCCGGACAGGCCATACTTGATTTTATTGTTAAAGAAGAACCTGGTACAGCAAAATATGTTGTGTGGGTATATGGTCTAGCACCTCAAGGAATTGTACCTAGTGTTGCATCAGACTATCTGAAATTCTCTGTTCCAATATTTGCAAAAGATGGAACAGCACCTGTACAAAAAATCCCTAGTTGGATTAAAAATAATGCAGGATGGTGGGCAGATGGTTCAATTGATGATAAATCCTTTGTTGAAGGAATAAAATTCTTAATCAAAGAAGGAATTATGAAGATTCCTCCAACAACTCAGGGTAGTGGTGGAAGTACAAGTGCAATTCCTGATTGGATTAAAAATAATGCAGGATGGTGGGCAGATGGCTTAATTGATGATGATTCATTTGTACAAGGAATTCAATTCTTAATCAAAGAAGGAATAATGAAGATTCCAACTAGTAAAAGTACTACAAGTTCAGGTTCAGAGCCTCCTGCATGGTACGACTGA
- a CDS encoding nitroreductase/quinone reductase family protein produces MDIKEELFRPILITKGRKTGREHKVMLRAVNHNGKIYFSRHRPDGDWFQNALANPLVKIQYNDNEFIGNAKLVTDKTLDEKISFLKYPGEERAKEKRVTIEVTLN; encoded by the coding sequence ATGGATATAAAGGAAGAATTGTTTCGTCCAATCCTAATTACAAAGGGAAGAAAAACAGGAAGGGAGCACAAAGTTATGCTTCGGGCAGTTAATCATAATGGAAAAATTTACTTTTCAAGGCACAGACCAGATGGGGATTGGTTTCAAAATGCATTGGCAAATCCACTAGTCAAAATACAATACAATGATAATGAATTCATTGGAAATGCAAAATTAGTTACGGACAAAACACTAGATGAAAAAATTTCTTTTCTAAAATATCCAGGAGAAGAAAGAGCCAAAGAGAAAAGAGTTACAATTGAAGTTACGTTAAACTAG
- a CDS encoding ATP-binding cassette domain-containing protein produces the protein MYSIETQSLTKSFGDTIAVNDISFSVKKGEIFGFLGPNGAGKSTTMMILTTLLKPTSGKAIISGFDVSSNPKKVREHIGYVQQESTVDEYLTGRENLLLQAKLNHIPRNEINTRIDDVLELIELVDKQDQAVVTYSGGMRKRLDIAGGLLHRPKVLFLDEPTVGLDIQTRRKIWEYIKKIHTEFDMTIFVSTHYMEEADQLCDRVGIIDGGKIQVIDSPENMKNAMGNEVISIVIDEGEKHETFISKIREIEFVKKINEDGSKLTLFASNGTEVIPKIFQISSELEIKIKSISLTQPTLDDVFISYTGHEIKGDDAGYNRKREHAKMKRLRA, from the coding sequence ATGTATTCCATAGAGACACAATCTCTTACTAAATCATTTGGCGATACTATTGCAGTTAACGATATTTCATTTTCAGTTAAAAAAGGAGAAATTTTTGGATTCCTTGGTCCAAATGGTGCTGGTAAAAGTACAACCATGATGATTCTAACTACTTTACTCAAACCAACATCTGGAAAAGCAATAATTTCAGGATTTGATGTATCTTCAAACCCCAAAAAAGTTAGAGAACACATTGGCTATGTTCAACAAGAATCAACAGTAGATGAATACCTAACAGGGCGAGAAAATCTTCTATTACAAGCAAAATTAAATCACATCCCAAGAAACGAAATAAACACACGAATTGATGATGTATTGGAATTAATCGAACTTGTTGACAAACAAGATCAAGCCGTTGTGACTTATTCTGGTGGGATGAGAAAAAGATTGGATATTGCAGGGGGATTATTGCATAGACCCAAAGTATTGTTTCTAGATGAGCCTACAGTTGGATTAGATATTCAAACTAGGAGAAAAATTTGGGAATATATCAAGAAAATTCACACAGAATTTGATATGACTATTTTTGTTTCTACTCACTACATGGAGGAGGCTGACCAATTGTGTGATAGAGTTGGAATTATTGATGGCGGTAAAATTCAGGTAATTGATTCTCCAGAAAATATGAAAAATGCAATGGGTAATGAAGTGATTTCTATTGTGATTGACGAAGGCGAAAAGCATGAAACTTTTATCTCAAAAATTAGAGAAATTGAATTTGTAAAGAAAATTAATGAAGATGGTTCAAAGCTTACTCTTTTTGCATCCAATGGCACTGAAGTAATCCCTAAAATTTTCCAAATTTCTTCAGAACTTGAAATTAAAATAAAATCTATCTCTCTAACACAACCAACACTTGATGATGTTTTCATTTCATATACTGGACATGAAATCAAAGGCGATGATGCTGGGTATAACAGAAAACGTGAGCATGCAAAAATGAAGAGGTTGCGTGCATGA
- a CDS encoding beta-propeller domain-containing protein, protein MNQKITIPIVIAISVIVTAGIMFSVGSDNQPQITQTPQTEIVYIEKTVSEFFEGTNNVKKISSQDELKGILEASSSQGGNFYDDRMIRSFAVAESASFDSAQNTGVPAMAPMPSDGAAKTGGSEYSTTNVQVQNVDEPDYLKNDSKYVYIVSQNTLSIIDAYPAESAKLVLKIALDIESQYIQNMFLNDDRLVIFYNGQSDDEIIPQYDFIPRRSYSSVTHALIVDVSDKENPTILKDYSIDGHFMDARMIGNYAYFVTNSNVDYQYPRLPVIMEDSIRIMTPDAFYFDNMEQFSNFNTLTAIDIFGDKINSESFLMGYTGAFYVSEDNFYLTYQQNMPFGFYENSSRDRFFDVVVPLLPNNTQEQIKAIQNDSSITSAVQWIKISELMQKSYNQMDKKDKEELFEKIREALNEYDVKIQEDTRKTIIHKISIDEDKIEYVAKGSVPGRLLNQFSMDENGDRFRVATTTEYYIQHQGTVRANAVYVLDEQLKIVGELDEIAPDESIFSARFMGDRLYLVTFQQIDPFFVIDLSTDTPKILGELKIPGFSNYLHPYDEEHVIGIGRDTKEVDNGRVQQLGIKIALFNVADVKNPKVADDIIIGDSSTHSEALYEHKSFFFDKKSGVLSIPISGDAKSLSGLSSAKKIAPDYNRWSGFYVFDVNTLDGFNLKGTVTHSAEDSRYYGMSNARSFYIDEVLYTASQGYLKMNSLNNLDEINSIKLENTGKFIDYIGGEVIREAIPDEQ, encoded by the coding sequence ATGAATCAAAAAATAACAATACCAATTGTAATCGCCATTTCGGTAATAGTTACTGCCGGAATAATGTTTTCAGTAGGAAGTGATAATCAGCCGCAAATCACACAAACACCTCAAACTGAAATAGTCTATATTGAAAAAACAGTTTCAGAATTCTTTGAAGGAACTAACAATGTTAAAAAAATATCATCTCAAGATGAGCTAAAAGGTATTCTCGAGGCATCATCATCACAAGGCGGTAATTTCTATGATGATCGAATGATAAGATCATTTGCAGTTGCAGAATCAGCAAGTTTCGATAGTGCTCAAAATACAGGAGTTCCAGCAATGGCACCAATGCCTTCTGATGGAGCAGCTAAAACAGGAGGATCAGAATATTCAACAACAAATGTTCAAGTACAAAATGTAGATGAACCAGACTATCTCAAAAATGATTCAAAGTACGTATACATTGTATCTCAAAATACACTTTCAATAATTGATGCATATCCAGCAGAATCTGCAAAATTAGTTTTAAAAATTGCATTAGACATTGAATCACAATACATTCAGAACATGTTCCTAAATGACGATAGACTAGTAATTTTCTACAACGGTCAAAGTGATGATGAAATCATCCCACAGTACGACTTTATTCCAAGACGTTCATACAGTTCAGTCACACATGCATTGATTGTAGATGTATCAGACAAAGAGAACCCAACAATCCTAAAAGACTATTCCATAGACGGGCATTTCATGGATGCACGAATGATTGGAAATTATGCTTACTTTGTTACAAACAGTAATGTCGATTATCAATATCCAAGACTCCCAGTAATAATGGAGGATTCAATTAGAATAATGACACCAGATGCATTTTACTTTGACAATATGGAACAATTTTCAAACTTTAACACATTAACAGCAATTGATATTTTTGGCGATAAAATAAATTCAGAATCATTTCTCATGGGGTACACTGGAGCATTCTATGTTTCTGAAGATAATTTCTATTTAACATATCAACAAAACATGCCATTTGGATTTTATGAGAATTCATCACGGGACAGATTCTTTGATGTAGTTGTACCATTATTACCAAATAACACTCAAGAACAAATCAAAGCAATACAAAATGATTCTTCAATTACTTCAGCAGTGCAATGGATAAAAATTTCAGAACTAATGCAAAAATCTTACAACCAGATGGATAAAAAAGACAAAGAGGAATTATTTGAAAAAATCAGAGAAGCCCTTAATGAATACGATGTTAAAATCCAAGAAGATACTAGAAAAACAATAATTCATAAAATTTCAATTGATGAAGATAAAATCGAATATGTAGCCAAAGGATCAGTTCCCGGTAGATTACTAAATCAATTCTCCATGGATGAAAACGGAGATAGATTCAGAGTAGCAACAACTACTGAATATTACATTCAACATCAAGGTACAGTTCGTGCAAATGCAGTCTATGTTTTAGATGAACAACTAAAGATCGTAGGTGAATTAGATGAGATTGCCCCAGATGAGAGCATCTTCTCTGCAAGATTCATGGGTGATAGACTATACTTGGTAACTTTCCAACAAATTGACCCATTCTTTGTAATTGATTTATCAACAGATACGCCTAAAATTCTAGGTGAATTGAAAATCCCAGGATTTTCAAACTATTTGCATCCATATGATGAAGAACATGTTATTGGAATCGGACGAGATACAAAGGAAGTAGACAATGGCAGAGTTCAGCAATTAGGCATCAAAATTGCATTGTTTAATGTGGCAGATGTGAAAAACCCCAAAGTTGCAGATGACATCATAATCGGTGATAGTTCAACTCATTCAGAAGCACTATACGAACACAAGTCATTTTTCTTTGATAAAAAAAGTGGAGTGCTATCAATTCCTATTAGTGGAGATGCAAAAAGTCTCAGCGGATTATCAAGTGCAAAAAAGATTGCTCCAGATTACAATCGTTGGAGTGGATTCTATGTATTTGATGTGAACACTTTAGATGGATTCAACCTTAAAGGAACAGTAACACACTCTGCAGAAGATTCACGATATTATGGAATGAGTAATGCAAGAAGTTTCTACATCGATGAAGTCTTGTATACTGCTTCTCAAGGATATTTGAAGATGAATTCTTTGAATAACTTGGATGAAATAAATTCAATAAAACTCGAAAACACTGGAAAGTTTATTGATTATATTGGCGGAGAAGTTATTCGTGAAGCTATACCAGATGAACAATAG
- a CDS encoding type VI secretion system tube protein Hcp, which produces MKFFNLLVILVLFATVFTVQGAYAAILVEIPSIPGESKIKDFENQIIVDSLNFEIDRTLAESGKDGTADINIGVGEISEIAMSKNLDLASSGIFKSSVSGNNVGDVKISFLTTTSDKPHVYLEYILHNSFIKDWQTSANSDDRPDEEFSLIFNKIEATYTPIGLDGKPGTPVTECWDRVKNMKCDFSPPPPTDSDGDGVSDSVDNCPSTPNASQTDSDGDGIGDACDTTGPVDSDGDGVPDSSDNCPDDFNPTQENFDGDVLGDVCDSDDDNDGIPDDLDTNPFLQSGGFADNDPAPITEGMVFAGDQTIRVSDVEDPRGVRILASGGTIPATVTACSASAVFILDAEEEVIITCDSANIQVVSGSIDVTFTDVNNVVGTTTLNSGDDLTFDGTLFEFTNNGASQVVIIVNGNPIDIPVGQTILDADGDGFPSTLDCNDGDSTIFPGATEIPNDGIDQDCNGEDIDTNPPTLTIPSDVTVEFGDDTSTTSTGTATAIDTVDPAPTISSTDVIISGTIPGLDTITRTWTATDNSGNAASADQTITIVDTTPPEFDGTLIQDITEEATGPDGATVEFTSPITGDAVDGQITSICIPQSGLLFSLAEHTVECTATDASGNSSSESFRIFVVDTTAPFVISSGDVTVEATAFDTLASDVTLGIPSVSDAVDSDPIVTNNEPATYPLGLTSILWTATDFSDNVGEDIQLVTLVDTTAPVLTIPDDVKVPLDGLLTLVDIGTAFAIDAVDSNPLITNDSPVDGFPIGDTTVTWTATDFTGNSVIQTQLVTINGPQQGKQDIISELELLKIQANEKNTPKEIDKAIKDIQNSLESQLWIDQINLDPKKGDKVFKEEGDAIQRLLKILGDNNDDKKKKSKETLEFQNQIQKFIDNLVDIDRILAQHAIDKAIDEFGGDKKSDKEIDKANKEMVKAQEELDKDKPEKAIDRFEKAWNHAQKAMKHGDDEDDEEEENDNDDKKDKKD; this is translated from the coding sequence ATGAAATTTTTTAATCTTTTAGTTATTCTGGTACTTTTTGCAACTGTTTTTACAGTACAAGGAGCCTATGCTGCAATTCTGGTTGAAATTCCTAGTATTCCTGGAGAATCCAAAATCAAAGATTTTGAAAATCAAATAATTGTAGACTCGCTTAATTTTGAAATTGATAGAACTCTAGCTGAAAGTGGAAAGGACGGTACTGCTGATATCAATATTGGAGTTGGGGAAATTTCAGAAATAGCAATGAGTAAAAATTTAGATTTAGCATCAAGTGGAATTTTTAAAAGTTCTGTTTCAGGAAATAATGTTGGTGATGTAAAAATTAGTTTTCTAACTACTACATCTGACAAACCACACGTGTATCTTGAATACATTCTTCATAATTCTTTTATCAAAGATTGGCAAACTTCTGCAAATTCTGATGACAGACCTGATGAAGAATTTTCATTAATTTTCAACAAAATAGAGGCAACGTATACTCCAATTGGTCTTGATGGAAAACCAGGAACTCCAGTTACTGAATGTTGGGATAGAGTTAAAAATATGAAATGTGATTTTTCTCCACCACCACCAACTGATTCAGACGGAGATGGAGTGTCTGACTCTGTAGATAACTGCCCTTCAACTCCAAATGCTTCACAAACTGATTCTGATGGTGATGGGATAGGTGATGCATGTGATACTACTGGTCCAGTAGATTCAGATGGTGACGGTGTACCTGATTCTTCCGATAATTGCCCTGATGACTTTAATCCGACTCAAGAAAATTTTGACGGTGATGTATTAGGTGATGTTTGTGATTCAGACGATGATAATGATGGTATTCCAGATGATCTAGATACCAATCCATTTTTACAAAGTGGCGGATTTGCAGATAATGATCCTGCTCCAATAACTGAAGGAATGGTATTTGCAGGAGACCAAACTATCCGAGTTTCAGATGTTGAAGATCCTAGAGGTGTTAGAATTCTTGCATCAGGAGGAACAATCCCTGCTACTGTAACTGCATGTTCAGCAAGTGCTGTATTCATACTTGATGCTGAAGAGGAAGTTATCATCACATGTGATAGTGCAAATATCCAAGTAGTTTCAGGGTCAATTGATGTTACATTTACTGATGTAAATAATGTGGTTGGAACTACTACACTCAATTCAGGTGATGACTTGACATTTGATGGAACATTATTTGAGTTTACAAACAATGGTGCATCTCAGGTTGTAATTATTGTTAATGGCAATCCTATTGATATTCCTGTGGGTCAAACAATTCTTGATGCAGATGGTGATGGTTTTCCTTCAACTTTAGATTGCAATGATGGTGATAGTACCATTTTCCCAGGAGCTACTGAAATTCCAAATGATGGAATTGATCAAGATTGTAACGGAGAAGACATTGATACTAATCCACCTACACTTACTATTCCATCTGATGTGACAGTTGAGTTCGGTGATGACACTTCTACTACATCTACAGGTACTGCTACTGCAATAGATACTGTAGATCCTGCACCAACAATATCTTCTACTGATGTGATTATTTCTGGTACCATTCCTGGATTAGATACCATCACTAGAACATGGACTGCAACTGACAATTCAGGAAATGCTGCAAGTGCAGATCAAACTATTACTATTGTTGATACTACTCCACCAGAATTTGATGGAACTCTAATTCAAGATATTACAGAGGAAGCTACAGGTCCTGATGGTGCCACTGTTGAATTTACATCTCCAATAACTGGTGATGCTGTAGATGGCCAAATTACATCTATCTGTATTCCACAAAGTGGATTATTGTTTAGCTTGGCTGAACACACAGTAGAATGTACTGCAACTGATGCATCAGGTAATTCTAGTTCAGAATCATTTAGAATATTTGTAGTTGATACTACTGCACCATTTGTAATTAGTTCTGGTGATGTTACTGTAGAGGCAACAGCATTTGATACTCTTGCATCTGATGTGACATTGGGAATTCCAAGTGTATCTGATGCAGTAGACTCTGATCCTATTGTCACAAATAATGAGCCTGCAACTTATCCATTGGGACTAACATCCATACTTTGGACTGCAACTGACTTTTCAGATAATGTCGGTGAAGATATTCAATTGGTAACTTTAGTTGATACTACAGCACCTGTTCTTACTATTCCAGATGATGTCAAAGTTCCACTTGATGGACTTCTTACACTAGTTGATATTGGAACTGCTTTTGCTATTGATGCAGTAGATTCAAACCCATTAATTACAAATGACTCTCCTGTTGATGGATTTCCAATTGGGGATACAACAGTTACATGGACTGCTACTGACTTTACAGGAAATTCTGTAATTCAAACACAGCTCGTCACAATCAATGGACCACAACAAGGTAAACAAGATATTATCTCTGAATTAGAATTACTAAAAATACAAGCAAATGAAAAGAACACTCCAAAGGAGATAGACAAAGCAATCAAAGATATTCAAAATAGTCTTGAATCCCAACTATGGATTGATCAGATTAACTTAGACCCAAAGAAGGGTGACAAAGTCTTCAAAGAAGAAGGTGATGCTATACAGAGACTGCTAAAGATTCTAGGAGATAACAATGACGATAAAAAGAAAAAATCAAAAGAAACTCTTGAATTCCAAAACCAAATTCAGAAATTCATTGATAATTTAGTTGATATTGATAGAATATTGGCACAGCATGCAATTGACAAAGCAATTGATGAATTTGGCGGAGATAAAAAATCTGACAAAGAAATAGACAAGGCAAACAAGGAGATGGTAAAAGCCCAAGAAGAATTAGACAAGGATAAACCTGAAAAGGCCATTGATAGATTTGAAAAAGCATGGAATCATGCTCAAAAAGCAATGAAGCACGGTGATGATGAAGACGATGAAGAAGAAGAGAATGACAATGACGACAAGAAAGATAAGAAAGACTAG
- a CDS encoding Hcp family type VI secretion system effector — protein MKFTIFFAALLGLSLIAMSASDAYGAIYVKIPGIPGDVTTEGYDKKEWFVADSFSFGVERELKESGEKGGTADINIGVGELQEVSISKSLDSATSKLFIASVAGNSHGNSQISFVQSSGTHGQPIVFLDYCLGNTFVKSWSTSGDADDRPTEEVSFYYNKIAFRYSSTIDGQTFTTQDPVGWDLVQNKAHNQWDCGN, from the coding sequence ATGAAATTTACTATTTTCTTTGCTGCTCTTTTAGGATTATCACTTATTGCAATGTCTGCATCTGATGCATATGGTGCAATCTATGTTAAAATTCCTGGAATTCCTGGCGATGTAACGACAGAAGGATATGATAAAAAAGAATGGTTTGTTGCAGATTCTTTTAGTTTTGGTGTAGAACGTGAACTTAAAGAAAGTGGTGAAAAGGGTGGCACTGCAGATATTAACATTGGTGTTGGTGAACTGCAAGAAGTTTCTATTTCAAAAAGTCTAGACAGTGCAACCTCTAAACTTTTCATAGCTAGTGTTGCTGGAAATTCTCATGGAAATTCACAAATCTCATTTGTCCAATCTTCTGGTACTCACGGACAACCTATAGTATTTTTGGATTATTGTCTTGGAAATACTTTTGTTAAATCTTGGTCAACTAGTGGTGATGCTGATGACAGGCCAACTGAGGAAGTTTCATTTTATTATAATAAGATAGCATTTAGATATTCTAGTACAATTGATGGTCAAACCTTCACGACCCAAGATCCAGTTGGATGGGATTTGGTACAGAATAAAGCACACAATCAATGGGATTGTGGAAATTAA
- a CDS encoding tetratricopeptide repeat protein, translating to MAGLFKHPKRRIKKLLRDGEYDAAIAFGKSLESQYSDDHDFMFILGSAFFIVDDAKRALPYFEKAFELDNEDVETLSLKTNVHLALEQKDEAIACCKYIIKLEPKNTEAQDLLEQLERV from the coding sequence ATGGCAGGCCTTTTCAAACATCCTAAACGTCGCATTAAGAAATTACTTAGAGATGGTGAATATGATGCGGCTATAGCATTTGGTAAAAGCTTGGAATCACAATATTCTGATGATCATGATTTTATGTTTATTTTAGGTAGTGCTTTCTTTATTGTAGATGATGCAAAAAGGGCATTACCCTATTTTGAAAAAGCATTTGAATTAGATAATGAAGATGTAGAGACTCTGTCTCTTAAAACCAACGTGCATTTGGCATTGGAACAAAAAGATGAAGCTATTGCTTGTTGTAAATATATTATAAAACTTGAACCAAAAAATACAGAAGCTCAGGATTTGTTAGAACAACTTGAGCGCGTTTAG
- a CDS encoding ArsR/SmtB family transcription factor produces MSTDKLPDDGLTENIKILATDDEKIKSFGEIFTNDSSREILQLLFNDELTASQIAQKSDVSLQLVKYHLNKLQDLGVVKISRIEKNSKSQDMKIYTASKFSIVIVPPKLSEKTKESKLLVRSFRNIYKVAGLGIATGFSGLLSLSQFQNKTIPVDNFAMDGGIPVIEESAKNIQSLPSDESVESISASSPMIAESESQEIAQRSMDVVNTAVSSEMTVSSDFFLPLVVITIILGGLTAFYLWKFRKSSLT; encoded by the coding sequence ATGTCCACTGATAAGTTACCTGATGATGGATTAACTGAAAATATTAAAATCCTTGCAACTGATGATGAAAAAATAAAATCATTTGGGGAGATATTCACCAATGATTCTAGTCGTGAAATCCTCCAATTATTATTCAATGACGAATTAACTGCATCTCAGATTGCACAAAAAAGTGATGTGTCTCTTCAGCTTGTAAAGTACCATCTCAATAAACTACAAGATCTTGGAGTAGTGAAAATATCTAGGATTGAAAAAAATTCAAAATCACAAGACATGAAAATTTACACTGCATCAAAATTCAGTATTGTCATTGTTCCACCTAAACTTTCTGAGAAAACAAAAGAAAGTAAATTACTAGTTCGCTCCTTTAGGAATATCTACAAAGTTGCAGGACTTGGAATTGCAACTGGTTTTTCTGGATTACTTTCATTATCTCAATTTCAAAACAAAACTATTCCTGTAGATAATTTTGCAATGGATGGTGGAATTCCTGTCATTGAGGAATCTGCTAAAAATATACAATCATTACCAAGTGATGAATCTGTAGAGTCCATCTCTGCATCTTCTCCAATGATTGCAGAATCTGAATCACAAGAAATTGCACAGCGTAGTATGGATGTTGTAAATACTGCAGTAAGTTCTGAGATGACTGTAAGTTCTGATTTCTTTTTACCCCTTGTTGTAATTACGATAATCCTAGGTGGACTGACAGCATTCTATTTGTGGAAATTTAGAAAATCTAGTTTAACGTAA